The stretch of DNA TTTTGCGATAATCTGATGATGCGCTTCTACGGCTGGATAAAATTCACGTATGGCTTGTTCATCCGTGTCTGCAACATATCCCCAAGAATGCGTTGCAACTTGCAGAGATGTCGCTTCAAAACCGTTGGATTCAGCAATCGCTTTGTACATTGCAATATTACGTCTGAATCGTTTTGGGTCTCCGCCAATGATTGCATAGGCGATGGGTAATCCGAGTGCACCCGCTTTCAAAGAAGATTCTGGTGTCCCACCTGTCGCTAACCAAATCGGCAATTCTTTCTGAACAGCACGTGGATAAACCCCTATTCCGTCAATAGATGGGCGCACCGTCCCTTCCCAATGAACAATTTCATTTTGATTAATGTTCATCAGTAAATCTAATTTTTCATCGTAAAGGGCCTCATAATTGTTCAAATCATAACCAAACAATGGAAAGGATTCAATAAATGACCCACGCCCCGCCATAATTTCAGCACGTCCATTTGATAATGCATCAAGCGTTGCAAATTCTTGATAAACCCGTACCGGATCATCAGAAGAAAGGACTGTCACTGCAGAAGCCAATTTTATATTTTTCGTTTGTGTTGCAGCAGCAGCCAGTACAGTGGCAGGGCTTGATACCGCATAATCAGGGCGATGATGTTCTCCAAGTCCGTACACATCCAAT from Staphylococcus lutrae encodes:
- a CDS encoding LLM class flavin-dependent oxidoreductase; the protein is MKIELGLTSFAENHTIHTEEGDLPAISSAERIRNIVEEIQLADEVGLDVYGLGEHHRPDYAVSSPATVLAAAATQTKNIKLASAVTVLSSDDPVRVYQEFATLDALSNGRAEIMAGRGSFIESFPLFGYDLNNYEALYDEKLDLLMNINQNEIVHWEGTVRPSIDGIGVYPRAVQKELPIWLATGGTPESSLKAGALGLPIAYAIIGGDPKRFRRNIAMYKAIAESNGFEATSLQVATHSWGYVADTDEQAIREFYPAVEAHHQIIAKERGWPPFDNAHFQREIGPNGAMYVGSPETVAEKIIDTVETLELTRFMLHLPVGSMPHEKVMHAIQLFGRNVKPIVDSYFENK